The Pseudobythopirellula maris genome has a window encoding:
- a CDS encoding metal-sulfur cluster assembly factor, with the protein MPLAEDHVREALKEVIDPELFVNIVDLGLIYDVSFSDAADDKQDVTVEMTMTSPACPAGPQLMSQSKDAVDKLDGVAEVEIKLVMQPPWTPERMTEDARDQLGIF; encoded by the coding sequence ATGCCCCTAGCCGAAGACCACGTCCGCGAAGCGCTCAAGGAGGTGATCGACCCCGAGCTGTTCGTCAATATTGTCGACCTGGGGCTGATCTACGACGTCTCGTTCAGCGACGCCGCGGATGACAAGCAAGACGTTACGGTCGAGATGACGATGACCAGCCCGGCCTGCCCGGCGGGGCCGCAGCTGATGTCGCAGTCCAAAGACGCGGTCGACAAGCTCGACGGCGTGGCCGAGGTCGAGATCAAGCTCGTCATGCAGCCGCCCTGGACACCCGAGCGGATGACCGAAGACGCCCGCGATCAGCTGGGCATCTTTTGA
- the sufD gene encoding Fe-S cluster assembly protein SufD: protein MTATLTETGYDQAAFEAFIAERGHEPDWVRERRVAAFSAFQQADWPTGREEEWMRSNIRLFKLEKFVSPVAAGATDSNAPALLTRNVELGGRLRSVNGRAVESSLDDDLAAKGVLFGPTDQILAEHGDVILGALGEGVVNPTRDRFAMLNASLWSGGATLYVPKGVVIDRPLHALASLKGAHQSDFAKTIVILEEGAEATLLMESTSEGDDEGLHCGSVEIIVGKEANLRYVNLQNWNDRVWHFAQQRAVVHELGRIQWTVGALGARMAQVNQEVALAGQDAEAQVNGVMFTHGKQHLTYNTHQHHQAEFCRSDLLYKAALQDTSRTVWRGMIKVDEAGQRTDAYQRNDNLMLSDTSRSDSIPGLEIEADDVRCTHGSTSGLVDETQIFYAMSRGYTRQEAVRMIVAGFFQQVFDRITIESVREALGDAIGRRVKDIPTG, encoded by the coding sequence ATGACCGCCACTTTGACCGAGACCGGATACGACCAAGCCGCTTTTGAGGCCTTCATCGCCGAGCGTGGGCACGAGCCCGATTGGGTCCGCGAGCGCCGCGTGGCCGCCTTCAGTGCGTTCCAGCAGGCCGATTGGCCGACCGGACGCGAGGAAGAGTGGATGCGGTCGAACATCCGGCTTTTCAAGCTCGAGAAGTTCGTCAGCCCCGTCGCCGCCGGGGCGACCGACTCCAATGCCCCCGCGTTGCTGACCCGCAACGTCGAGCTCGGCGGCCGGCTGCGGAGCGTCAACGGGCGGGCCGTGGAGTCTTCGCTCGACGACGACCTCGCCGCTAAGGGCGTGCTGTTCGGTCCGACCGACCAAATCCTCGCCGAGCACGGCGACGTGATCCTGGGAGCGCTTGGCGAAGGCGTGGTGAACCCCACACGCGACCGCTTCGCGATGCTCAACGCGTCGCTGTGGAGCGGCGGGGCGACTCTCTACGTTCCCAAGGGCGTTGTGATCGACCGTCCTCTGCACGCGCTCGCCTCGCTCAAGGGCGCCCACCAGAGCGACTTCGCCAAGACGATTGTCATCCTTGAAGAGGGCGCCGAGGCGACCCTGCTCATGGAGTCCACCAGCGAGGGGGACGACGAGGGCCTGCACTGTGGGTCGGTCGAGATCATCGTCGGTAAAGAAGCCAATCTGCGTTACGTGAACCTCCAGAACTGGAACGACCGCGTTTGGCACTTCGCCCAGCAGCGGGCCGTGGTGCACGAGCTGGGACGCATCCAGTGGACCGTCGGCGCCCTCGGCGCCCGCATGGCTCAGGTCAACCAAGAGGTCGCCCTCGCCGGCCAAGACGCCGAGGCGCAGGTCAACGGCGTGATGTTCACGCACGGCAAGCAGCACCTCACCTACAACACCCACCAGCACCACCAGGCGGAGTTCTGCCGCAGCGACTTGCTCTACAAGGCGGCGTTGCAAGACACGTCGCGCACGGTGTGGCGTGGCATGATCAAGGTTGATGAGGCTGGCCAGCGGACCGACGCCTACCAGCGAAACGACAACCTGATGCTGTCGGACACGTCTCGCAGCGACTCGATCCCCGGTCTCGAGATCGAGGCGGACGACGTCCGCTGCACGCACGGCAGCACGAGCGGCCTCGTAGACGAGACGCAGATCTTCTACGCGATGAGCCGCGGCTACACCCGCCAAGAGGCGGTGCGGATGATCGTCGCGGGCTTCTTCCAACAGGTGTTCGACCGCATCACGATCGAGAGCGTCCGCGAGGCGCTCGGCGACGCGATCGGCCGCCGCGTGAAAGACATCCCGACGGGGTAG
- a CDS encoding alpha/beta hydrolase: MARLCVLLLLLTPAFDAAGQTGRVLDNESMESSVMGTPRKYAVYLPPDYNTSSRSYPVLYLLHGSGDDQTGWVQFGEVLHIADRAIRSGSATPMVIVMPNAHDPNRGYFNRISGDWNYEDFFFEELMPHVEAKYRVKGEKRYRAIAGLSMGGGGAFIYALHRPDLFSSACPLSAYVGPLSLEAYRERAEQRGEEVDKLEGHSYERVEAHYKRHSVLELLAVQPLKARTNEEGRNRPESARTVRWYIDCGDDDFLYEGNSLAHIAMRKAEIDHEYRVRQGGHNWTYWRESLPEVLRFVSQAFHQH; encoded by the coding sequence ATGGCCCGACTGTGCGTGCTGCTGTTGTTGTTGACGCCCGCCTTCGACGCCGCGGGCCAGACCGGTCGGGTGCTCGACAACGAGTCGATGGAGAGCAGCGTGATGGGCACGCCTCGCAAGTACGCCGTGTACTTGCCGCCCGACTACAACACGTCGTCGCGCAGCTACCCGGTGCTCTACCTGTTGCACGGGTCGGGCGACGACCAGACCGGCTGGGTCCAATTCGGCGAGGTGCTCCACATCGCCGACCGGGCGATCCGCTCGGGCAGCGCCACGCCGATGGTCATCGTCATGCCCAACGCCCACGACCCCAATCGCGGCTACTTCAACCGCATCTCCGGCGACTGGAACTACGAGGACTTCTTCTTCGAAGAGTTGATGCCGCACGTCGAGGCGAAGTACCGCGTGAAGGGCGAGAAGCGTTACCGAGCGATCGCCGGCCTGTCGATGGGGGGCGGCGGCGCGTTCATTTATGCGCTGCACCGGCCCGACCTGTTCTCCAGCGCGTGCCCCTTGAGCGCGTACGTCGGCCCGCTGTCGCTCGAGGCTTATCGCGAGAGGGCCGAACAGCGCGGCGAGGAGGTCGACAAGCTTGAAGGCCACTCCTACGAGCGGGTCGAGGCCCACTACAAGCGGCACAGCGTTTTGGAGCTGCTAGCCGTTCAGCCCCTGAAGGCGCGGACCAACGAGGAGGGCCGCAACCGACCCGAGTCGGCCCGCACGGTCCGTTGGTACATCGACTGTGGCGACGACGATTTCCTATACGAGGGGAACTCGCTGGCGCACATCGCGATGCGTAAAGCGGAGATCGACCACGAGTACCGCGTCCGCCAGGGGGGCCATAATTGGACCTACTGGCGCGAGTCGCTGCCGGAGGTGCTCCGCTTCGTGTCGCAGGCGTTCCATCAGCACTGA
- a CDS encoding Uma2 family endonuclease gives MDATTTTSDLVAQLHAIDGKAEIVEGQIVMMSPTGKRPGRAGGRIFASLLAFEKQAGGCAYPDNVGFIVELPKRKSFSPDAAFCLGPAPDDNDMSFAQGAPDFAAEVRSENDYGPAAEKQIAHKRADYFAAGTKVVWDVDLLAEDVVRVYRAEAPDTPQIYKRGETAEAEPAVPGWSMSVDELFE, from the coding sequence ATGGACGCCACGACGACAACCAGCGACCTTGTCGCTCAGCTCCACGCCATCGACGGCAAGGCGGAGATCGTAGAAGGTCAAATCGTCATGATGAGTCCCACAGGCAAACGGCCCGGAAGAGCGGGCGGCCGGATCTTCGCGAGTCTGCTCGCGTTCGAGAAGCAAGCGGGCGGCTGTGCTTACCCCGACAATGTTGGATTTATTGTCGAACTGCCCAAGAGAAAGAGTTTCAGCCCGGACGCCGCTTTCTGCCTTGGGCCGGCCCCGGACGACAACGACATGAGTTTCGCTCAAGGCGCCCCCGACTTCGCCGCTGAGGTGCGCAGCGAGAACGACTACGGCCCCGCCGCCGAGAAGCAGATCGCCCATAAGCGGGCCGACTACTTCGCCGCCGGCACGAAGGTCGTGTGGGACGTCGATTTATTGGCCGAAGACGTGGTGCGGGTCTACCGAGCCGAGGCGCCCGACACCCCCCAAATCTACAAGCGCGGCGAGACGGCCGAGGCCGAACCGGCTGTGCCCGGCTGGTCGATGAGCGTCGACGAGCTGTTCGAGTAA
- the sufB gene encoding Fe-S cluster assembly protein SufB → MATDAALAPDAPEKPELGEINKYNFVTETTGVFKARKGLNREVVEQISDMKDEPQWMRDFRLKSLEIFESKPMPKWGGAIDINFDDVYYYLKPTEGQSKSWDDVPQEIKDTYDKLGILEAEQKRLVAGVKAQFESEVVYGSLQDELGDQGVLFTDTDTAVKEHPELLREYFGKIIPPGDNKFAALNSAVWSGGSFIYVPPGVKIEFPLQAYFRINAESMGQFERTLIIVDEGAEVHYVEGCTAPMYSTESLHSAVVEVVVKKNGRARYTTIQNWANNIYNLVTKRAYAYENALMEWIDGNLGSKLTMKYPAVHMMEPGARGEILSIAFSSKGQHQDAGAKLVHEAPNTSGRIVSKSISKNGGRSSYRGLAKVNKGAHGSKNNVVCDALILDPESRSDTYPYIEVDAQRVQVEHEASVSRIGEEQLFYLMSRGLTEAEASSMIVSGFIEPLIKELPMEYAVEMNRLIELQMEGSVG, encoded by the coding sequence ATGGCAACCGACGCCGCACTCGCCCCCGACGCCCCCGAGAAGCCGGAACTGGGCGAGATCAACAAGTACAACTTCGTCACCGAGACGACCGGCGTGTTCAAGGCCCGCAAGGGTCTGAACCGCGAGGTGGTCGAGCAGATCTCCGACATGAAGGACGAGCCGCAGTGGATGCGCGACTTCCGTCTCAAGTCGCTCGAGATCTTCGAGTCGAAGCCGATGCCCAAGTGGGGCGGCGCGATCGACATCAACTTCGACGACGTCTACTACTACCTCAAGCCGACCGAGGGGCAGAGCAAGTCGTGGGACGACGTCCCGCAAGAGATCAAGGACACCTACGACAAGCTCGGCATCCTCGAAGCGGAGCAGAAGCGGCTCGTAGCCGGCGTCAAAGCGCAGTTCGAGAGCGAGGTCGTTTACGGCTCGCTGCAGGACGAGCTCGGCGACCAGGGCGTCCTGTTCACGGACACCGACACCGCCGTGAAGGAGCACCCCGAGCTGCTGCGTGAGTACTTCGGCAAGATCATCCCGCCGGGCGACAACAAGTTCGCGGCGCTCAACTCGGCCGTCTGGTCGGGCGGCTCGTTCATCTACGTGCCGCCGGGCGTGAAGATCGAGTTCCCGCTGCAGGCCTACTTCCGCATCAACGCCGAGAGCATGGGCCAGTTCGAGCGCACGCTGATCATCGTCGACGAGGGCGCCGAGGTCCATTACGTCGAGGGCTGCACGGCCCCGATGTACTCGACCGAGAGCCTGCACTCGGCCGTGGTGGAGGTCGTCGTCAAGAAGAACGGGCGGGCCCGTTACACGACGATCCAGAACTGGGCCAACAACATCTACAACCTGGTCACGAAGCGGGCGTACGCTTACGAGAACGCCCTGATGGAGTGGATCGACGGCAACCTCGGCAGCAAGCTGACGATGAAGTACCCGGCCGTCCACATGATGGAGCCGGGCGCGCGGGGCGAGATCCTCTCGATCGCGTTCAGCAGCAAGGGCCAGCACCAAGACGCCGGCGCCAAGCTCGTGCACGAGGCGCCCAACACCTCGGGCCGCATCGTCAGCAAGAGCATCAGCAAGAACGGCGGCCGCAGCAGCTACCGCGGCTTGGCCAAGGTGAACAAGGGCGCCCACGGCTCGAAGAACAACGTGGTCTGCGACGCCCTGATCCTCGACCCCGAGAGCCGCAGCGACACCTACCCCTACATCGAAGTCGACGCCCAGCGGGTGCAGGTCGAGCACGAGGCCTCGGTCTCGCGGATCGGCGAGGAGCAGCTCTTCTACCTCATGAGCCGCGGCCTGACCGAGGCCGAGGCGAGTTCGATGATCGTCTCCGGCTTTATCGAGCCGCTCATCAAAGAGCTGCCGATGGAGTACGCGGTCGAGATGAACCGGCTGATTGAGCTGCAGATGGAAGGCAGCGTGGGCTAA